A window from Leptospira meyeri encodes these proteins:
- a CDS encoding DoxX family protein, translating to MLEKLFYTETSWFFTLLRLVLGFVILPHGLQKLCGWFGGYGFAATLDFFKSEGIPYAIGFLVIVAESFGALGLIFGLFTRLSSFGIALTMLGAAVYVRKNGFFMNWFNQQAGEGFEYHILAIGIALILMVAGGGQLALDSWIANKVHSN from the coding sequence ATGTTAGAAAAATTATTCTACACAGAAACAAGTTGGTTTTTTACCTTACTCAGACTGGTTTTAGGTTTTGTGATTTTGCCACACGGATTGCAAAAGTTATGCGGATGGTTTGGAGGGTATGGATTTGCTGCCACTTTGGATTTTTTTAAATCGGAAGGAATCCCCTATGCCATTGGATTTTTAGTCATTGTAGCAGAATCCTTTGGGGCACTTGGACTCATTTTTGGACTCTTCACAAGACTTTCTTCATTTGGAATTGCCCTTACCATGTTGGGAGCTGCGGTTTATGTGAGAAAAAATGGTTTTTTTATGAACTGGTTCAACCAACAAGCCGGTGAGGGATTTGAATACCATATCTTAGCCATTGGAATTGCTTTGATTTTGATGGTCGCCGGCGGAGGCCAACTAGCACTTGATAGTTGGATTGCGAACAAAGTTCATTCCAACTAA
- a CDS encoding malic enzyme-like NAD(P)-binding protein, whose product MKNSALEYHSRFPKGKTKVVPTKPTENSYDLSLAYSPGVAYPCLEIEKQPDLVYEYTNRGNLVGIITNGTAILGLGNIGASAGKPVMEGKAVLFKKFAGIDVFDIEINETDPEKFITIVKALEPTFGGINLEDIRAPECFHIEKTLDESMKIPVFHDDQHGTAIISTAALLNSLEITGKKAGDLKVVINGAGAAAISIAEMLTHIGVKHESIFMLDSRGVINHKRTNLHETKLPFVRKTDADTLEDIFPGTDLFIGVSVANVVTEAMVKTMAEKPIMFALANPDPEIPYPDAKRARPDLIMATGRSDYHNQVNNVLGFPFIFRGALDVRAKVVNMEMKLAAAYALSELTKLPVPIEVSEAYNEKEIRFGADYIIPKPLDSRVLYHVAPAVAEAAVKTGVNQVQYPGREAYVKFLESIMAQQHEPISALEILTD is encoded by the coding sequence ATGAAAAATAGCGCACTTGAGTATCACTCTAGGTTTCCGAAAGGAAAAACCAAAGTAGTTCCGACAAAACCAACGGAGAACAGTTACGACCTGTCCTTGGCCTACTCACCGGGAGTCGCTTACCCTTGCCTCGAAATCGAAAAACAACCTGATCTCGTTTATGAATACACTAACCGAGGAAACTTAGTCGGAATCATCACCAATGGAACTGCCATTTTAGGTCTTGGAAATATTGGAGCTTCCGCTGGAAAACCAGTGATGGAAGGAAAGGCAGTTTTATTCAAAAAATTTGCCGGTATTGATGTCTTTGATATTGAAATTAATGAAACAGATCCTGAAAAATTCATCACAATTGTAAAGGCCCTCGAACCAACGTTTGGTGGAATCAATTTAGAGGACATCCGTGCGCCGGAATGTTTTCATATAGAAAAAACATTAGATGAAAGTATGAAGATTCCTGTTTTTCATGATGACCAACATGGAACTGCGATCATTTCAACTGCTGCACTACTCAATTCATTAGAGATCACCGGTAAAAAAGCTGGTGATCTAAAGGTTGTGATCAATGGAGCAGGGGCTGCTGCCATTTCGATCGCGGAGATGTTAACACATATCGGGGTTAAACATGAATCCATTTTTATGTTGGATTCTCGTGGTGTCATCAACCACAAACGAACTAACTTACATGAAACGAAGTTACCTTTTGTTCGCAAAACTGATGCAGATACGTTAGAAGATATTTTTCCTGGAACGGATTTATTTATTGGAGTGTCCGTTGCCAATGTTGTAACAGAAGCAATGGTCAAAACGATGGCTGAGAAACCCATTATGTTTGCTCTTGCCAATCCCGATCCAGAAATTCCTTATCCAGATGCAAAACGTGCAAGGCCAGACCTCATTATGGCAACGGGTCGCAGTGATTATCATAACCAAGTCAACAACGTACTTGGATTTCCATTTATCTTTCGTGGGGCTTTAGATGTTCGTGCAAAAGTAGTCAATATGGAAATGAAGTTGGCTGCGGCGTATGCATTAAGTGAACTCACTAAACTTCCGGTTCCAATCGAAGTTTCTGAAGCTTATAACGAAAAAGAAATTCGATTTGGCGCTGACTATATCATTCCAAAACCTTTGGACTCAAGAGTTCTTTACCATGTGGCACCTGCGGTGGCAGAAGCTGCTGTCAAAACAGGTGTGAACCAGGTTCAGTACCCAGGACGAGAAGCTTATGTAAAGTTTTTGGAATCGATCATGGCCCAACAACATGAGCCAATCAGCGCGTTAGAAATCCTTACCGACTAA
- a CDS encoding MIP/aquaporin family protein, protein MELVGEFFGTAVLILLGDGVVAGVLLEKSKAKDGGWITITTAWALAVCFGVLVAKALGSPGAHLNPAVTLSVCIQSGDFSIFLPYSLAQVAGAALGATLVYLHYLPHWKETKDSGTILAVFSTSPAIKHTTSNVISEGLGTFLLILGIHAIFSPFNGGATGVVGTGFVALLVWAIGLSMGGTTGYAINPARDLGPRIAHWLLPIPNKGNSNWKYAWLPVVIPLVGGGLAAVVIRWGI, encoded by the coding sequence TTGGAACTAGTTGGTGAATTTTTTGGAACTGCTGTTCTCATTCTACTTGGTGACGGTGTAGTTGCTGGTGTTTTATTAGAAAAATCAAAAGCAAAAGACGGGGGATGGATCACCATCACCACAGCTTGGGCACTGGCGGTCTGTTTCGGTGTTTTGGTGGCAAAGGCCTTGGGAAGCCCTGGTGCCCATTTAAATCCCGCTGTCACACTTTCTGTTTGTATCCAGTCGGGTGATTTTTCCATCTTTCTCCCCTATAGCCTTGCCCAGGTCGCAGGTGCTGCGCTAGGAGCCACCCTCGTATATTTACACTACCTTCCTCATTGGAAAGAAACCAAAGATTCTGGAACCATTCTAGCCGTTTTCTCCACATCACCGGCCATCAAACACACAACCTCCAATGTCATTAGCGAAGGACTTGGGACCTTTCTTCTCATCCTTGGAATCCATGCCATCTTCTCTCCGTTTAACGGTGGAGCCACAGGTGTTGTGGGAACCGGATTTGTCGCTCTTCTTGTCTGGGCCATTGGACTATCTATGGGCGGCACTACTGGCTATGCGATTAACCCTGCACGCGACTTAGGACCAAGGATTGCCCATTGGTTATTGCCAATTCCCAACAAAGGAAATTCCAATTGGAAATATGCATGGCTTCCCGTGGTGATTCCGTTAGTGGGTGGTGGGCTTGCGGCAGTTGTGATCAGGTGGGGGATCTAA